A genomic segment from Alteribacillus bidgolensis encodes:
- a CDS encoding (2Fe-2S)-binding protein: MRVKHHPVLKDLENQREVTIYFNDKAYKAYEGDTIASAMMAEGIKTLRHHEVSGKGRGIYCNIGHCFECRVQLNEKKVARACLTSVSEGMRIHSL; encoded by the coding sequence ATGAGAGTTAAACATCATCCCGTTCTAAAAGATCTAGAAAACCAAAGGGAAGTAACGATCTACTTTAATGATAAAGCCTATAAAGCTTATGAAGGAGATACGATTGCTTCAGCTATGATGGCAGAGGGGATAAAAACACTCAGGCACCATGAAGTTAGTGGAAAAGGAAGAGGAATTTACTGTAATATTGGTCACTGCTTTGAATGCCGAGTCCAGCTCAATGAAAAAAAAGTGGCAAGGGCATGCTTAACATCTGTTTCAGAAGGGATGAGGATACATTCGCTATAA
- the ald gene encoding alanine dehydrogenase, which translates to MIIGVPREVKNNEHRVALTPSNVAVYTNAGHKVLVEKNAGLESGFRDEDYIKVGAIMVSGPKEAWDVDMVIKVKEPIPSEYEFFKEGLILYTYLHLAPEPTLTKALLDNKVIAIAYETIQLENGTLPLLTPMSEVAGRMSVQIGAQFLEKSKGGKGVLLGGVPGVSPGEVVIIGGGVVGTNAAKMALGLGASVTILDVSAERLRQLDDQFHGQLKTIISNPLNVRNAVKRADLLIGAVLVPGARAPKIVTDDMVKDMQTGSVIVDVAIDQGGSIETIDYITTHAEPTYVRHGVVHYAVANMPGAVSQTSTIALTNVTTQFGLDLANKGYEKAALENPGLAKGINCINGKVTLEAVADAHGYTYTNIYEEMEENQYEKTL; encoded by the coding sequence ATGATAATTGGAGTTCCTCGAGAAGTAAAAAATAACGAACATCGTGTAGCATTAACCCCTAGTAATGTTGCTGTATATACAAACGCTGGACATAAAGTACTTGTTGAAAAAAATGCAGGTCTCGAAAGTGGCTTTCGTGACGAAGATTATATAAAAGTCGGTGCCATCATGGTGTCAGGCCCTAAAGAAGCCTGGGACGTCGATATGGTTATTAAAGTAAAAGAACCAATTCCTTCAGAATATGAGTTTTTTAAAGAAGGTTTAATTTTGTACACATATTTACATCTAGCCCCTGAACCAACTCTTACTAAAGCTCTATTAGATAACAAAGTTATTGCTATAGCGTATGAAACAATTCAGCTAGAGAATGGCACTCTTCCATTACTAACACCTATGAGTGAAGTAGCAGGACGCATGTCTGTACAAATAGGTGCTCAGTTTTTAGAAAAAAGTAAAGGTGGAAAAGGAGTGCTGCTAGGAGGAGTACCAGGGGTTTCTCCGGGAGAAGTAGTTATTATTGGCGGTGGAGTAGTAGGGACGAACGCTGCCAAAATGGCCTTAGGGCTAGGAGCAAGTGTCACAATACTTGATGTTAGTGCTGAACGTTTACGACAATTGGATGACCAGTTTCATGGGCAATTAAAAACAATAATATCCAATCCTCTAAACGTGAGAAATGCAGTTAAGCGTGCTGATTTGTTAATTGGGGCTGTTCTAGTTCCCGGAGCACGAGCTCCAAAAATTGTTACAGATGACATGGTGAAAGATATGCAAACTGGGTCTGTTATTGTCGATGTTGCAATCGATCAAGGAGGTTCTATTGAAACTATTGATTATATAACAACGCACGCTGAACCTACTTACGTTCGACATGGTGTAGTCCATTATGCGGTAGCTAATATGCCTGGAGCTGTCTCGCAGACCTCCACCATTGCTTTAACAAATGTTACTACTCAATTCGGATTAGACCTTGCAAACAAGGGATATGAAAAAGCCGCTTTAGAGAATCCAGGACTAGCAAAAGGGATTAATTGCATTAATGGTAAAGTCACTTTAGAAGCAGTAGCTGATGCTCATGGTTACACATATACAAATATTTATGAAGAAATGGAAGAGAACCAATATGAAAAGACTCTTTAG
- a CDS encoding SDR family oxidoreductase translates to MAQEIVAITGAGSGLGKSLAIKYSQSGSHVCLLGRTKTTLMNTASQLDGESSIYELDVTDKTNIEHVTESIIRVHGSIDCWVNNAGIGIFKPVIELTEEDVNRTIDTNLIGTIFCTQEVLKVMHRQKKGCFINIISNSGKVVKKMESVYSASKFGVRGFTEALAIECQDLNINILSAYMGNMITNLWRTTPSNEQRDSYMHPDRVAELIFESAKHQKDIQEENINVINHNIKKSLEINRKPIGE, encoded by the coding sequence ATAGCACAAGAAATAGTTGCCATTACTGGTGCAGGCAGTGGGTTGGGAAAGTCATTAGCAATAAAGTATTCGCAAAGCGGCAGCCATGTATGTTTGCTCGGAAGAACAAAAACAACCCTTATGAATACTGCTTCTCAACTTGATGGTGAATCCTCCATTTATGAATTAGATGTTACAGACAAAACTAACATTGAACATGTTACAGAAAGCATTATAAGAGTTCACGGATCTATTGATTGCTGGGTTAATAACGCCGGGATAGGAATTTTCAAACCAGTTATTGAGCTGACAGAAGAAGATGTTAACCGAACCATTGATACAAATTTAATAGGGACAATTTTTTGTACACAGGAAGTATTAAAAGTGATGCATAGGCAAAAAAAAGGATGCTTTATAAACATTATATCAAATTCTGGAAAAGTAGTAAAGAAAATGGAAAGCGTTTACAGTGCAAGTAAATTTGGAGTGCGTGGTTTTACTGAAGCTCTAGCCATAGAATGTCAAGACCTAAATATAAATATTTTATCAGCTTATATGGGAAATATGATAACTAATTTATGGAGAACAACACCATCCAACGAGCAAAGGGATAGTTATATGCATCCTGATAGAGTAGCCGAGTTAATATTTGAAAGTGCAAAGCATCAAAAAGATATACAGGAAGAAAATATAAACGTTATCAATCACAACATAAAAAAAAGTTTAGAGATTAATAGAAAACCAATAGGAGAATAA
- a CDS encoding (2Fe-2S)-binding protein: protein MIDETTIICRCEDIPLGTITDTAKQFHCSSREVKLRTRAGMGYCGGRTCRTMVERIVQEINNEKAKDESQLSYRPPIRPVTFGELGGENNNES, encoded by the coding sequence ATGATTGATGAGACAACAATTATATGCAGATGTGAGGATATACCTTTAGGGACGATTACTGACACAGCGAAACAATTTCACTGCTCTTCTCGTGAAGTTAAATTACGAACACGTGCTGGAATGGGATATTGTGGTGGGAGAACATGTCGAACAATGGTAGAACGAATTGTACAGGAAATTAATAATGAGAAGGCTAAGGATGAAAGCCAGCTCAGTTATAGGCCGCCAATACGGCCGGTCACCTTTGGAGAGTTAGGAGGGGAGAACAACAATGAGAGTTAA
- a CDS encoding SDR family NAD(P)-dependent oxidoreductase, whose amino-acid sequence MNSQHDEVNWMTIGLDVADVQSVKSLIAKTIESFFKIKVTVANAGVTIRKPFLELTEADYDKVMDVNAKCVFFCSQEAARHMVKQKQGSIVHISSTTSVIAEPNTVEHGASKVR is encoded by the coding sequence TTGAATTCACAACATGATGAAGTTAACTGGATGACTATCGGGTTAGATGTCGCAGATGTGCAGTCTGTCAAATCTCTAATAGCTAAAACAATAGAAAGCTTTTTTAAGATTAAGGTTACGGTAGCTAACGCGGGAGTGACTATTAGGAAGCCTTTTCTCGAATTAACCGAAGCAGACTATGATAAAGTAATGGACGTTAATGCAAAATGTGTATTTTTCTGCAGCCAAGAAGCTGCTCGGCATATGGTTAAGCAGAAACAAGGTAGTATTGTTCACATCTCCTCTACAACTTCTGTTATAGCAGAACCGAATACGGTTGAGCATGGGGCCTCAAAGGTGCGGTAG
- a CDS encoding SDR family oxidoreductase, with the protein MLKRIGKPEDVVAAVPFMASNEASFITGAQLFVDRGFSVK; encoded by the coding sequence ATGTTAAAGCGCATAGGAAAACCGGAAGATGTTGTTGCAGCTGTACCATTTATGGCTTCAAATGAGGCTTCTTTTATAACAGGAGCACAGCTATTTGTAGATAGAGGTTTTTCTGTTAAATAG
- a CDS encoding LysR family transcriptional regulator, giving the protein MDIKQLHLFLEVYKEMSISKASQKLHISQPALSKSLLQLEQELGLRLFDRSTRHLHITKEGEIMLSHAQKVIRDMEDMKQEAEDIKLRKKGSFKFGLPPVIGSNIFPDIIASFKTYNPEIEMEIVEEGAKIMEASLLEGKIDVGVGILPVDHELFEIRPIVKKDLLLVVSTDHPLADRKRVELKELANEHFLMFQKGFSLYDRVRQGCIEAGFEPFIVHESTQWDFLVEMTKKNLGITLLPEMLCQKIDLYGASTLEVTNPTISWNLAIIWRKNSYQSHAAKAWVDFVEDALQNNL; this is encoded by the coding sequence ATGGATATTAAACAACTACATTTGTTTCTCGAAGTATATAAAGAAATGAGCATTTCTAAAGCAAGTCAAAAACTCCATATTTCACAGCCCGCCCTTAGCAAATCTCTGCTTCAATTAGAACAAGAGCTGGGACTTCGTTTATTTGACCGCTCCACCCGTCACCTGCACATCACAAAAGAAGGTGAAATAATGCTTTCTCACGCGCAAAAGGTCATACGGGATATGGAGGATATGAAGCAAGAAGCAGAAGACATAAAACTAAGAAAAAAAGGAAGCTTTAAGTTCGGCCTGCCGCCCGTGATTGGCTCCAATATTTTTCCCGACATCATCGCTTCCTTTAAAACATATAATCCTGAAATAGAGATGGAAATTGTGGAAGAAGGAGCTAAAATTATGGAAGCTTCTCTCTTAGAAGGAAAAATAGACGTAGGTGTTGGGATCTTACCTGTGGATCATGAACTATTTGAAATACGCCCCATTGTAAAAAAAGATTTATTGCTCGTGGTTTCCACAGACCATCCATTAGCAGATAGGAAACGAGTGGAATTAAAGGAATTAGCGAATGAACATTTTTTGATGTTTCAAAAGGGATTTTCATTGTATGACCGTGTCAGGCAGGGTTGTATTGAGGCAGGTTTTGAGCCTTTTATTGTACATGAAAGCACACAGTGGGATTTTTTAGTGGAAATGACAAAAAAGAACCTTGGCATCACGTTGCTGCCGGAAATGCTCTGTCAGAAGATTGATTTATATGGAGCCTCTACATTAGAAGTAACAAATCCTACAATCTCGTGGAACTTGGCGATCATCTGGCGAAAAAACAGCTATCAATCACATGCAGCAAAAGCCTGGGTTGATTTCGTGGAGGATGCACTGCAAAATAATCTGTAA
- a CDS encoding short chain dehydrogenase, with amino-acid sequence MKLLLVGANGTLGQAVANEMKTDAEIISAGRTNADVEVDITSTDSIQAMFETVGEVDALVCTAGAAHFGPVEDMTPEQNLVAVNSKLLGQINLVLLGLDYIRENGSITLITGILMDDPIVKASSSAMANGGVRAFVKSAAIELPKNIRINNVSPTMVIESEEKYGPLFKGFKPREAKDVGLAFKKSILGAQSGQTYEVY; translated from the coding sequence ATGAAATTATTACTAGTAGGCGCAAATGGTACTCTTGGACAAGCAGTGGCAAACGAAATGAAAACGGATGCGGAAATTATAAGTGCAGGTAGAACAAATGCTGATGTGGAGGTAGATATTACCTCGACGGATAGCATTCAAGCAATGTTTGAAACCGTGGGTGAGGTTGATGCGCTGGTATGCACAGCTGGGGCGGCCCATTTTGGACCTGTAGAAGACATGACCCCTGAACAAAATCTTGTAGCTGTAAATAGTAAACTTCTTGGCCAGATTAATTTAGTTCTGCTTGGTCTAGATTATATTCGTGAAAATGGAAGCATTACACTAATTACTGGTATTTTAATGGATGATCCGATAGTAAAAGCATCATCTTCTGCCATGGCAAATGGTGGTGTTCGAGCGTTTGTTAAGTCTGCTGCAATTGAATTACCTAAAAATATTCGTATTAATAATGTAAGCCCAACAATGGTCATCGAATCGGAAGAAAAATACGGTCCTTTGTTTAAAGGGTTCAAACCAAGAGAAGCCAAAGATGTAGGTCTCGCTTTTAAGAAAAGTATACTAGGAGCGCAGTCAGGCCAAACTTATGAAGTTTATTAA
- a CDS encoding CoA transferase subunit A encodes MSSITMSFADSVSHIKNGDTVIVGGFGLCGIPEQAILTLVEQGTKDLTIVSNNCGVDDWGLGLLLQNQQITKMIASYVGENKTLESQYLNGDLDLELVPQGTLAERIRAGGAGLPGFYTPSGVGTPIAEGKEHKEFNGRTYILEEAITGDAALVKAWKGDAYGNLIYRHTARNFNPLAAAAGKVTIAEVEELVDVGKLDPNFIHTPSIYVQYVLKGEHYEKRIERRTVRGA; translated from the coding sequence ATGTCAAGTATTACAATGTCGTTTGCAGACAGCGTAAGCCACATTAAAAATGGGGATACAGTCATTGTAGGAGGATTTGGACTTTGCGGCATTCCGGAGCAAGCTATTTTGACACTGGTAGAGCAGGGAACCAAAGACCTTACGATTGTCAGTAATAATTGCGGGGTTGATGATTGGGGCCTTGGCTTGCTGCTTCAAAATCAGCAGATCACAAAAATGATTGCCTCGTATGTAGGGGAAAATAAAACCCTGGAGTCCCAGTATTTAAACGGAGATTTGGATTTGGAGCTGGTACCGCAGGGAACGCTTGCCGAACGTATTCGAGCAGGCGGGGCCGGTCTTCCAGGATTTTATACACCAAGCGGCGTAGGAACACCCATAGCTGAAGGAAAAGAACATAAAGAATTTAATGGAAGAACGTACATTTTGGAAGAAGCAATTACGGGGGATGCTGCCCTTGTGAAGGCGTGGAAAGGTGATGCTTATGGGAATCTAATATACCGCCACACCGCCCGTAACTTTAATCCACTAGCAGCAGCGGCTGGTAAAGTAACAATTGCTGAAGTAGAAGAACTAGTTGACGTTGGTAAGTTAGATCCAAATTTTATCCATACACCTAGTATTTACGTGCAGTACGTATTAAAAGGCGAACATTATGAGAAACGAATTGAAAGACGGACGGTTCGCGGGGCTTAA
- a CDS encoding SDR family NAD(P)-dependent oxidoreductase, whose amino-acid sequence MAIVTGAGSGNGAAIAKRYLDEGAKVVFLDKFRSC is encoded by the coding sequence GTGGCTATTGTAACTGGTGCTGGTTCTGGCAATGGAGCAGCTATTGCTAAAAGGTATCTTGATGAAGGAGCTAAGGTCGTTTTTTTAGATAAATTTAGAAGCTGTTAA
- a CDS encoding NAD(P)/FAD-dependent oxidoreductase produces the protein MLNLLIIGAGPAGLSAAITAAEEGLTVKVIDEFPKAGGRLLGQLHQEPNGEWWNGIEEGEQLNQRALQLGVAIQCEVSVYDINQSNNGWRVYTTRGEFKAEKLLLATGASESPIPVKGWTLPGVMSIGAAQVMGNVHRVKPGDSCVIIGANVLSMAIANELKLCGVKVKEIIIPKADMISKEAGVPEKVLSSLMNLTHLAPTPVLRQLGKIGKLVHPKIVVRFFPKKGMRMFGIPIRIKTAALEILGETHATGVRTANVTASGEIDHRSEKVVDADFVCISGRLTPLAELASIVGCSFKYVPELGGHVPVHNERMQTNVPNLFVAGNITGIESAKVAMAQGRVAGLSVAADFLNKWIQLEESINRAMENVKITRDNAMIQFQPGLPQAREQFYRQLEDIKEVRKKKQEA, from the coding sequence ATGTTAAATCTTCTTATTATAGGGGCTGGTCCTGCCGGGTTAAGCGCAGCTATTACTGCGGCGGAAGAAGGGTTAACTGTTAAAGTAATTGACGAATTTCCGAAGGCAGGAGGACGTCTTCTGGGACAGCTGCATCAAGAACCAAACGGTGAGTGGTGGAACGGAATAGAAGAAGGAGAACAGCTTAATCAACGGGCACTTCAATTAGGTGTTGCAATTCAGTGTGAGGTTTCCGTATATGATATCAATCAATCAAACAATGGTTGGCGTGTATACACGACTCGTGGAGAATTTAAAGCTGAAAAACTACTTCTAGCCACAGGGGCTTCGGAAAGTCCTATTCCAGTAAAAGGATGGACGCTTCCTGGAGTGATGTCCATAGGAGCAGCTCAAGTAATGGGAAATGTGCATCGAGTCAAGCCTGGTGATTCGTGTGTAATTATTGGAGCCAACGTGCTGTCGATGGCTATTGCCAATGAACTAAAGTTATGTGGTGTTAAAGTGAAAGAAATCATTATTCCAAAGGCTGATATGATTTCCAAAGAAGCTGGAGTGCCTGAAAAGGTTTTATCCTCGTTAATGAACTTAACACACCTTGCACCAACTCCAGTCCTGCGTCAATTAGGGAAGATCGGTAAGCTTGTACATCCCAAAATTGTAGTCAGGTTTTTTCCTAAAAAGGGAATGAGGATGTTTGGAATTCCTATTCGTATAAAAACCGCTGCATTAGAGATCCTTGGAGAAACCCACGCTACCGGAGTAAGAACAGCAAATGTCACAGCAAGCGGCGAAATTGATCATAGAAGTGAAAAAGTAGTAGATGCTGACTTCGTGTGTATCTCAGGTCGATTGACCCCGCTAGCAGAGCTTGCATCTATTGTCGGCTGTTCTTTTAAGTATGTACCAGAGCTAGGCGGGCATGTGCCGGTGCATAACGAAAGAATGCAGACAAATGTGCCAAATCTTTTTGTTGCTGGAAATATAACTGGCATTGAAAGTGCTAAAGTGGCAATGGCTCAAGGAAGAGTGGCTGGCTTGTCTGTGGCTGCGGATTTCCTTAACAAATGGATTCAATTGGAAGAATCAATAAATAGAGCAATGGAGAATGTGAAAATTACCAGAGATAATGCTATGATACAATTCCAGCCCGGTCTCCCCCAGGCACGTGAGCAATTCTATCGACAGCTTGAAGATATTAAAGAAGTGAGAAAGAAAAAGCAGGAAGCATAA
- a CDS encoding alanine/glycine:cation symporter family protein yields the protein MVSILNWISGLVWNQYFIYCFLGIGLFFTIASRFVQLVHVKEMIKYTFSRESSRSGVSSFQAISMSLGSRMGTGNIAGVATAIALGGPGAVFWMWLMAFLGSATAFIESSLAQIYKSKQNGEYRGGPPYYIEKGLGLKKIAIVYALIAIIAKGFGLMNIQSNTIAVSMEKAFGINPMFMGIILVLFFSLIVFGGIKRIAKATEFFVPLMAIGYLIVCSIILIANVSAIPDVFSLILSSAFGAEATFGGIVGAAISWGVQRGFFSNAAGSGGETYEGAAAEVSHPAKQGFVQAFGVYVDTWIICSATAFMILITGMYNVQPDGQEAIVTNVPGVEAGAVNVQMAVSDILPSFGYIFLAIALFFFCFTTMLSYYYKAETSLAYITRNWKSKVKWMNNLLKFLILIFVFTGTVVASNTAWTIGDIGLGSMAYFNLFALLLLFKPALKVLKDFKEQKKMGKDPVFDPAKLGIKNAEFWEKEYVQDEKHRKEQRKAQ from the coding sequence ATGGTAAGTATACTAAATTGGATTAGCGGACTGGTGTGGAACCAATACTTCATTTACTGTTTTTTGGGTATTGGACTGTTCTTTACGATTGCAAGTAGGTTTGTTCAGCTAGTACACGTCAAAGAGATGATTAAATATACGTTTAGTAGAGAATCCTCAAGAAGTGGAGTATCTTCATTTCAAGCTATATCAATGTCATTAGGAAGCCGAATGGGAACCGGTAATATAGCTGGTGTAGCTACTGCCATTGCGTTGGGAGGTCCTGGGGCTGTTTTTTGGATGTGGTTAATGGCCTTTTTGGGCTCGGCAACAGCCTTTATTGAGAGTTCATTGGCACAAATATATAAAAGTAAGCAAAATGGCGAATATCGTGGCGGCCCACCCTATTATATCGAGAAGGGACTAGGGTTAAAGAAAATTGCCATAGTGTATGCATTAATCGCAATTATTGCAAAAGGTTTCGGTTTAATGAACATTCAATCAAATACAATCGCAGTTTCCATGGAAAAAGCATTCGGCATTAATCCGATGTTTATGGGAATAATTCTAGTGTTGTTTTTTTCTCTGATTGTGTTCGGAGGAATAAAAAGAATTGCAAAGGCTACGGAGTTTTTCGTACCTTTAATGGCAATTGGTTATTTGATTGTGTGCAGTATTATATTAATAGCTAATGTATCAGCTATTCCAGATGTTTTCTCTTTAATTTTATCAAGTGCTTTTGGTGCGGAGGCAACGTTTGGAGGTATCGTTGGTGCTGCTATCTCTTGGGGAGTGCAGCGAGGTTTTTTCTCAAATGCTGCTGGATCTGGAGGAGAAACCTACGAAGGCGCAGCTGCAGAAGTTTCTCACCCTGCTAAGCAGGGATTTGTACAGGCTTTTGGGGTTTACGTGGATACATGGATTATTTGCTCGGCAACTGCTTTTATGATTTTAATTACCGGAATGTATAATGTACAACCTGATGGGCAAGAGGCTATTGTGACGAATGTACCTGGTGTCGAAGCGGGAGCAGTAAATGTCCAGATGGCTGTAAGTGATATTCTTCCTAGTTTTGGTTACATTTTTTTAGCTATTGCTTTGTTTTTCTTTTGCTTTACCACAATGCTTTCGTATTATTACAAGGCTGAAACAAGTTTGGCTTATATCACTCGCAACTGGAAAAGCAAAGTAAAATGGATGAATAATTTGCTAAAATTCCTGATTTTAATTTTTGTTTTTACTGGGACAGTTGTCGCTTCGAATACAGCCTGGACTATTGGCGATATAGGTTTAGGCAGCATGGCTTATTTTAACTTATTTGCTTTACTTCTGCTGTTTAAACCAGCATTGAAAGTATTAAAGGATTTTAAGGAACAGAAAAAGATGGGCAAGGATCCTGTTTTTGATCCAGCAAAGCTAGGGATAAAAAATGCAGAATTTTGGGAGAAAGAGTATGTCCAAGATGAAAAACACAGGAAAGAACAAAGGAAGGCTCAGTGA